A section of the Oncorhynchus tshawytscha isolate Ot180627B linkage group LG09, Otsh_v2.0, whole genome shotgun sequence genome encodes:
- the LOC112258540 gene encoding proline-rich protein 15-like protein A — protein MADPSPGWWKLTFLRKKKSEPKVLYEIPAEYGSNTTPHGGAPGPVEGATEDSQLNARLERIVDKTTTKGRHVKVSHSGRFKEKKKVRATLAETPDLFPGHEPSNENL, from the coding sequence aTGGCTGACCCATCGCCTGGCTGGTGGAAGCTCACCTTCCTACGTAAGAAGAAGTCGGAGCCCAAGGTACTGTACGAGATCCCAGCGGAGTACGGTAGCAATACCACACCCCACGGCGGAGCCCCCGGGCCAGTAGAGGGCGCCACAGAGGACAGCCAGTTGAACGCCCGTCTGGAGAGGATAGTGGATAAGACCACCACCAAGGGACGCCATGTCAAAGTGTCCCACTCAGGACGTTTTAAAGAGAAGAAGAAGGTCAGGGCCACGTTAGCAGAAACCCCCGATCTGTTCCCTGGTCACGAGCCTAGCAACGAGAACCTCTGA